A segment of the Candidatus Pelagisphaera phototrophica genome:
TCGGCATTTTTTGGCTCGGCTGGACAGGCGAGGATGAGCAAAGAAAAATGCGAATCGGCGTTCGAGGTTCCGGAGAAACTGAAGATCCCGAACTCGAACTGTCACTGTCTCATGCGATCTCAGGAGCCGTCCTATCAGAACCCACCAAATTGTACTCTAATTCTGGCGACAAAAGTCTTGTTCTTTTGGCCGTTCCTGCTGGAACTGAGGGTCCGTTCCAAGTGACCCTAAGTGGTGACTCTGAGAGCTTTGACAACACCCTTTTCGTAGCCGAAGAGAGACCTAGGCCCATGGCGTTACACTACTTCGGCGAGATTGAGAACGCGGATAATCCGAACCAGGCCGCCTTCTACATCAAGCGCGCCGCATTGGGATGGGAGGACCCAATTGTTAGTTTTGGAACTCCTGACAGGGTCGATGCCGAAGAAAATCGTGCGGCCCCATTTATTCTGATAGATTCCGTTCTGGATCAGAATTTAGTCGCCGCAGTTAGATCTAGAATTTCCGAGGGTTCACACGGCTTGCTTCTCCTCAACCATCCGGATCGTATTGAAATCGCCGCATCCCTGCTAGGGGAAAATGGATGGAGAACCGGGACGGAGAATCAGACTGACTCTCGATTGGGAATAATCGATTTCCAGCACGCTTTATTTAACCTTTTCGCAGATCCACGTTTCAGCGATTTTTCCCGTATTCGATTCTGGCATACTCATACCGTTCGTCTTCCGGAAGACTCGAATGCCGTCGCGATCGCCCAATACGACGACGAATCCCCAGCGATACTTGAAGCACCCATTGGAACCGGCACACTTACCATTTGGGTAGGTGACTGGGCACCTAAGTACAGCCAATGGGTCCTTTCCACCAAATTTGTGCCTTGGCTTCAGAGGCTTTTCGAGAGGGCCGCCGGTGGATCGGATCAGCCCAGCGTCGTAAGCATTGATGCCGTCCGTTCCAAATTCAGTTCCCCTACCGCCAGCTGGCAACTCCTAGACGCGGATGTTTCCTCAAGCGAAACCCCAACTCTACCGGGTCTCTACCGGCTACGCGATGGGAGATCCGACCGCTGGGTCGCCTTGCAAATTTCTTCGGAAGAGAGTGAATGGGAAACCCACGCCCTCGAGGATTGGGAACGACTTGGAGTACCCTTGGGAGGACCCTCATCACTAGCAGAATCTAAGATCTCGACCGAAGCCGAACTCCGAACTCAAAACGCTGTCGAACTGGAAAGCCAGCAACAGATTTGGCGATGGGTCATCATCTTGGTCGCCATCCTTCTCGCAACTGAGAGCCTGATTGCCCGAAAACTTCAAAATAGAGAGGACACCGTTGCCGTATGAAGCCTAAGCAAAAAACGCTCATAGAAGCGATTGGTTCACACGCTGACCCAAGGCTGAAAGGAGAAACCCACGAAGTCGCCAAACGGATTCGATCGACCCGCTTGTTGAAGCGGCAATCACGCCGATGGCTCATCGCGTTTACGATTGCCCTCGCTTTACTCGTGAGCGCCTACCTCGTTTCGGTCCTCGCCACGCTTTTGATCGTTGGGACTTTGACGATCATCGTAGGCACGCTCTTCTTGAATCGCAGCGAGTCGAATCGCACACCCTTGGACTACATTGCGGCGGCCCAGGCGATCGAATCCGCAAACCCTTCGCTTAAGCAAGCATTGTCCACGGCTATGGAACAAGGCGACTATCGCCGCAGACCTCTAAACTTTCTGCAGGGAAAACTGATCGATGAAATACTCGACCACAACACCATCAACTCGTGGCAGCAAGTAGGCGTAGAAGACTATAAAAAGTCTCTCTTCAGAAATCTGGCCGCTACTTTGCCCATATGGGCTCTGCTTGTCGTGGCCTTCCTCGTAGAGCCTAAGAAAACAGAGCGTCTGAGGGTCATTTCATCTACAGCTTCGCTCACTGTCAGTCCAGGCGACACTGAAGCGGAACGAGGTTCGACCGTGGTCATCACGGCTCGATTCAAAGGAGAGTCCCTTCCTAAAGATGTAGAGCTCGTCACTTTGTTCCCTGACGGGAACTCTACCCGAAACATCATGGGGCAAAGCCTTTCGGATCCTGTTTTTGTTCACTCCCTACGCAAAGTGGACTCCGATCTCCGTTACCATGTCGCGTTCGACGGGAGAGATTCAGAGGCCTACAAAATAGAAATCTTTGAGCTTCCTGCTCTGATACAGGCAGATGCGAATCTGGATTTCCCGGACTATACCCAAATACCCGATCGGCTCGTCGAAGACACGCGACGAATCAGCGCGGTCGAAGGAACCCATCTCACCTACTCTTTTACAACGAACAAGCCGATCGAGTTAGCGAAATTAGTCGGTCGCGATGGCCAGGAAGTCCTTCTTGAAGCGGCCAATCCAGAAAGTACGCGCTTTGAAACTTCACTTATCGTAGAAGATTCGCTTCGAATGGCGCTAGAGCTCAGTGATGAAAAGGGACGGAAAAACCCTTTTCCTCCCGATATACGAATCGAGGCTCTTCCCAACAAAAAGCCTGAACTGTCAATCGCATTTCCGCGGGGCGACCAGCGGGTCTCCCCGATCGAGGAGATCGCCTTGGAGGCAGAGGCGAGAGACGACTTTGGGCTGCTCGACTATGGACTTGCTTTTAGTATTGGAACAGAGCCACCCGTTTACCTTTCTTCGGCCGACAAGAACACGCTCGATCTAGACTCGGATTTTGAGGCCATTCTTTCTTTAGAGGAACAGTCCGTAGCAGCAGATGACCTTCTGACATGGTGGGCTTGGGCCGATGATTATGGCCCGGACGGGGAATCACGCCGTTCTACCAGCGATCTTTATTTCGCCGAGGTCAGGTCTTTAGACGAAATCTTTCGCGAAAATGAAAGTGGGGGCGTTCAAGGACAACAGCAACAAGGGAATCAAGGAGAGGAGTTGATTGAGACTCAACGCCAGATCACAATCGCCCTCTGGAAATTGAAGCAGCGCGGTCTTTCCGACGATTCGTTTATCGAAGACGCGGAGGTCATCAACGAGTCGCAAACAGAAGCATTGCAAGAGCTCGAGGCATTGAAGGAGCGACTTGAAGAAGAGAAGGCGAAAACGGCTGCAGAGTTGGCGGGTTCCCTTATGGAGAACGTCCTCATCTCATTGGATACCGTTATCATCGATGGAGTTGAGAATCCCTTGGACAAGGCTGCTTCAAACGCGCAGGGAGCCACTCAAGCTCTGCTTCGTATACAGCCCAAGGAATTCAACGTATCGCGATCTCGCCAAGCGGGTGGCGGTGGAGGAGGCCAATCACGCAACCAGCGACAGCTCGATCAACTGGATTTTCGCCAAGAGGAGAACCGGTATGAGACCGCCAGCCAAGCACAGAGCCTGACTTCTCCCGAGCAAAAGGAGCAACTACAAGTACTGAGCAAACTCAGTCAATTAGCACGTCGCCAGGAGGACATCAACAAGCGCCTGCAGGAACTCCAAACCGCGATCGCTCAGGCTAAAGATGAAGAGGAGCGCGAAAAGATTCGTCGCGAGCTAAAGCGTCTAGAGGAGGAACAGCAGCAAATGCTGACCGATGTCGACGAGACGCGACAACGGATGGACCGACTTCAGTCAAACGAGAACAACCGCGAGGCGCGTCAGCAACTTGATCAAGCTCGTGAAGAAATGCGCGAAATCGGCGAGTCAATGCGTAACGAGCAGATCTCTCAAGCCCTCGCCACCGGCACACGTGCCCAGGAAAATTTGGAGGATCTCAAAGAGAATTTCAGAAATGAAACTTCCAGCCAATTCACCGAGCAACTTCGCGAAGCGAGAAAGACGGCTCGAGATTTGGCAGAAAACCAGCGAAACATTAGCGAAGCGCTCGAAAACCTAGACCAGGAAGGCGGGCCTCGCTTGGACAATTCAGAAGACCGCGAGGACATCGCAGAACGTATCGCTCAACAGCAGGAGAGACTCGATTCGCTGATGAGAGATTTGAGAGAGGTCACTGAGGCATCTGAGTTCAGCGAGCAGAAGCTCCACCGAGAACTTTACGACCTCCTCCGCGAGCAAAGTCAAAGCGAAATCGACGATCAACTACAAACGAGTTTCGAAATGTTGAGCCAAGGATTCGTAGAACAAACCCAGGGCATGCAACCGGAGTTACAGCGTAGCTTCGACGAACTGCAGCAGAACGTCGAACAGGCTGCGAGCAGTGTCCTAGGGGATCAAGCGACTTCCCTTAGATTTGCCCAAGAAGAACTCGATTCGCTTTCTCGCGATCTTCAAGCCGATAATGGCGAACAAGAAGGAGCTCGACCGGGTCAAGAAGAAGGTCAAAAAGGATACGGTCTCCAGAATCGGGATTCAAATGAAGAAAATCCGGGCCAGTCAACCGCCGACGCCAGCGAGCAAGGATCCTCTCAACGACGCAGACCGGAAAACAATCAGCCGGGGCAACTACCCTCAGATCAACCAGGACAACAACCTGGATCCGGTCAACCCGGTCAAGAGCCCGGGCAGTCTCTCGCCCAGCAACCGACCGAAGGTCAAGGACAGCAGCCCGGGCAATCTCCTAGCGGCGAAGCAGGCGGACAGGGGCAACAGCAGGGCCAGCAACCGGGACAGTCTGGACAATCAGTCGCCCAACAACCCAATAGCGACCGAGGGCAGCAACCCGGTTCCCAAGGAGGCGGATCTCCCACTGTTGGCCGTGCCAGCGGCGATGGCGGTAGTGACATCGCTTCTGCCCTAGACGATTTTCTTAGCGAGTTTTCAAGTAATCCTGGAAACGAGTCTCCTCTCACTGGCAGAGGCTTCAACGACTGGGCCGAGCGGCTCCGTACGGTCGAGGAACTCGTGGATCAGCCGGATATTCGCCAGCGACTTTCTCAAGCTCGCGAAGAAGCGGAGCGTATCCGGGCGGAGTTTCGACGGCACGGATCGGAGCCAAAGTGGGGCGTCGTTAATGATGGCATCATTGCTCCCCTCAACGACGCTCGTACTTGGGTAGCCCAGGAGCTCGCACGCTACGAAGATCCAAATGCCCTCCAGCCCATCGATCGCGATCCCGTGCCGCGCGCCTATCAAGAATCCGTGAGAAAATACTATGAATCTCTTGGCGAGAAATAAGCTCACGACCCCGCGGTCTGTCGATGAAGGTAGGGAGGACCGGCCCGGTCCTCCGCAAACGCCTAACCAACAGAAGGATCGTGCAGGTCCTCCTTACCCTCACGCATCCGCGTGCTCAACGTTATGATAGGAGCGATCACCTTAAACGGAGATAGCTGGTGGTGGGTATCACTATTGGTAAGTATCGCTCTGCTTGGTTCTTCCTATTTCGCCTGGAAAAGCGAGGGCCGACTCATCAAAGGGTACGCCCTTGGCTTGTCACTACGCGCTTTCGGAATTGTACTGCTACTCCTTTGCGTACTAGACCCCCATTGGGCCGGAGAGCGTCCCGCTAAAGGAGCCAACATCGTCGCGGTCGTCGCGGATAACAGCCAAGGCATGCAGCTAAGCGATATCGGGCAAGAAGAGAGCCGGGGGGGAATTCTAAAAGGAAGACTGGCCGGAACAGAGGCCTCCTGGCTGAGCGAGCTAGGTGAAAACTTTCAAGCCCGATCCTATCGCTTCGACCGGGAGCTCAGACGCGTGACCGATTTTGCCAGTCTGGACTTCCGGGGAGATCGAAGCAATCTGGCCTATTCTCTCCAACAGCTAAAAGAGCGATTTGAGGGCCTACCCCTGGCGGGGATATTGCTGTTCACCGATGGAGTCGCTACCGACTCCGCAGCGATCGATAGTATCAACCTGAGCACCCTTCCCCCAATCTATCCCGTAGTGGTCGGAGATTCGACCCCATTGCCTGACCTGAGCATCGAAAGAGTCGAGCTAAGGCAAACCGCTTTTGACGACGCCCCTATCTCGCTTAAAGCGATTGTATCCTCTGCTTCCCTACCCGCCCAGAATGTTTCCGTAAGCGTTACACCACTCGAAATCCGAGACGCGCTTCCCGCAGTCAACGACGAGTCCGATCTTCCACAACCCCAGTCCTTCCGCACCCAGGCTAGCGGATCGAACCACACCCTCGTTTTTGACTGGCGCCCGATTCGTACAGGTATTCAGTTTTACCGGCTCTCGACGAGCAACTTGAATTTGGGAGAAGAGGCTACTGAGGCGAACAACGAACGCATCGCCATGGTGGACGGGGGGCAAAAGGCCTTTCAGATTCTCTATGTCACCGGACGCCCTAACTGGGAATACAAGTTTCTCAACCGCGCCCTCTACAAAGATCCGCAGTTGCAGATGACCGGTTTGATCCGGGTCGCCCGTCGTGAGCCTAAGTTCGAATTCAAGGGCCGCTCTGGAGAGTCCAGCAATCCGCTCTATCGCGGCTTTGGACGCGACGAAGAAGAAACCGAAGACTATGACCAGCCGGTTCTCATACGAGTCAATGCACGCAATGAGAATGAACTCAGTGACGGATTTCCGAAAACGGCCGAAGAATTGTTCGAGTATGACGCCCTGATCATTGACGATCTCGAAGCCGAATTTTTCAGCTTCAATCAGCAGACGCTGATCCGACGCTTTGTATCCGAACGAGGGGGTGGGCTCCTAGCACTCGGCGGAGCCGACGCTCTGGACCACGGGGGTTATGAAGAAACGCCGATTGCAGGAACCCTTCCCATTTACCTCGACCAGACTTTCAAACGAGCCTCAAGCGAGAACCTATCCTGGAAACTCACTCGCGAAGGCTGGGTCGAACCGTGGACGAGAGTCCGACCATTGGAAAGGGACGAGCGAGCGCGACTCAATACCATGCCCCCCTTTCGCGTGTTGAATACGATTCCAAAGATCAAACCAGGAGCTCGCGTTCTCGCGGAGGTCGAAAACTTGCTGGGAGACCGATACCCGAGCCTTGTCGCGCACAACTTCGGAGCAGGCAAAGTCGCCTGCGTCGCCATCGGCGACATGTGGCGATGGGGGATGCGAGGTGAAAGCGAGCAAGAAGATCTGGCTCGACTTTGGCGGCAGATCGCCCGTTGGCTGGTCACAGACGTTCCCGAGATTGTAGAAATAGAGGCCAAAGAATCTTCGGAGGGCATTGTGCTCAATGTTGAAGCTCGAAACGACGACTACAAACCACTCGAGATCGGGCAGGCTCGAATCACCATCCAACGCGTGGATTTAACGGAAGAAGAGCTCACCACCTACAAGAGCTTTACCGAGGTCGATTTTTTCGCGGAACCGATTGCCGACTCTCCCGGACGGTTTACGACTACCTTCGCCTCACGGGACGAGGGGGCCTACATTGCGAGCGTCGAAGTTCTAGGACCCGAGGGCGAAGTAATAGGCATGGCCGAGACGGGTTGGGTCAACGAACCTCTGGCAAATGAATATCGTGCTCTTTCACCCGACCGGTATTTACTCCAGCGTATTGCAACCCAAACAGGGGGTGAAGTACTCGATTGGAATGCCCTTGCTACTATCGGGGACAAACTATCCAAGCAACAAACGCCCATTACAGAAATCTGGTCGTATCCGTTATGGCACAACGGCTGGCTTTTCGCTGCTTCCCTTTGCTGCTTCTTAGCGGAGTGGGGATTGCGTCGAAAGAAGGGACTCGCATGAAGACTTTTCTCATAGCCTCTGCCCTTCTCTTCTCGAGCCTATCTTGGGCTGAAACGAAGGAAACCGAACATGAGCTCCTTCTCATTGTGGGGGCTCCTGGAGAAGAACGTTTCGCCAATGGTTTTCGGTCGGCAGCAAGCGCCTGGGAAAAGGCGGCCGCGTCGACAAATGCCAGCATTACGATCGTGGGCCTGGAAGCGTCTGATAAAGTAGATCGAACACTCATAGAGGAATGGGTAACGAATTTGAAGAACGATAGCACCATACCCGCCTGGATAGTCTACATCGGCCATGGAACCCATACCCAGAAAAGCACGTTGCTCAATCTACGGGGTCCCGATCTGAGCGCTGTGGTGCTGTGCGAATGGCTTGACCCTCTCGAACGCACTCTGATTTTCGTCCATGGCGGTTCGGCATCCGCCCCATTCATCAATCGCCTTTCCAAGCCCAACCGTATCCTCATGACCGCTACACGGAGCGGCACAGAGCTTAACTACGCTCGTTTTGGAGAACGCTTTGCCACCGTGATCTCGTCACGGGAAGGCGACGCCAATCAAGATGGACAGGTTTCCCTCCTAGAAGCCTTCGTGTCCGCTGCCCAATCTGTGGAACAGTTTTATGAAGACGAAGGCCGACTCGCCTCCGAGCACGCACTCATTGACGACAATGGAGATTCAGTCGGCACTCCGGCTGACTGGTTCCGTGGAGAACGGCTGATCAAACAACCGGAGGGAGACACTATTCCCGACGGATTTCGCTCGCGCCAAATCGCCTTCATCGCTTCCGAGCAAGAACGACTTCTTACCCCGGATCAGCGATTCGCCCGCGACCGTTTGGAGGCGGAACTCGAAACCCTTCGAGCTAAGAAGGAGGAGCTAGACGAGAGCGAATACTACGATGCGCTCGAAAAGATACTTCTCGAACTCGGTGAAATCTACCTCCTCGTCAAGAACGAGTCTTAAGGCAAAAGGACGACACTTCCCTTTAACCCACTTCTAATTAAATCGATCAATTCAAACCTTTGAAATGAATATGTTGCAAACCGGTAAGAAAAGTTCATCGAGCTAAATCAGTTCGTTGAACCTTTCGAAGCGTTTGAAAGAGTTCGAGGACGCAGCGATGGATGAGCTCTACCTGCTAACAAGCGATTAGGTCCGATCTAAAAGAATCAGGAGCTTTTATAGCGACCTGATGGATGTAATCGAGTCAAAATTCACGACCTTCCTCAATAAGAACGCCACTCATTCTGGTCAACTCGCCAAGCCAGAAAAAGCCGTAAACTGGCAAGCCTTCGTTACGAGCTAATAGGAATAAAAAAATTATACAACTATCATGGTCTATTCAAACAAATCCAATGATTCGGCGTATACAATTCGCTACAGCAGCTCTTGTATAATCTCAGCGCTCGTAATCGCTGAGATTGAAGCGAGAGAAGATATACCTGAAAGCACAATGAACAAAGTGCTAGAGTGGCTAACCCAAGCACCATAAAAAATGCGATAAATCGCCGATTTAGGCAGCTAGTCGTATCACCCAGCACCATTAAACAAGAAATCCGAATTGACGTTCAATCATGAAAGTGCCACATCGCCTGCATTCTACCCAAACGCGCTTTATCAAAAACAATGAGAACATCTAATCCTGCACTTAACGACAAGGTATTCGATCTAGGACGCTCCACTGGGAACGTCATGACTATCAACGGAACGGTGAACCGTACGGGTATTCTACTTTGCTTGCTCATGTTCACGGCCATTTTCAGCTGGGACCGTGCTTACAGCGCCGTGGATCCGGGAGAGCTCTACCCATGGCTCATTGGAAGCGGTATCGCAGGGTTCGTCGTGGCTCTTATAACAGTTTTTAAAAAGACCGCTGCTCCGATTACCGCTCCGATCTACGCGGCGATAGAGGGCATTCTCCTCGGCATATTGTCCGCCTTTTACGAGATGCAGTTTCCTGGGCTCGTTTTCCAAGCAATCCTTCTGACTTTTGGAACGCTCTTTGCCCTGCTGATGGCCTACCGCTCTGGGGTCATAAAGGCGACCGAGAATTTTAAGCTCGGCGTTTTCGCCGCTACTGGAGGCATCGCTCTCATCTACCTCACTACCTTCATACTTAGCTTCTTCGGAGTATCCATCCCCTACATTCATGGAAGCGGCACCATTGGAATCTTGTTCAGTCTCTTCGTCGTTGTGATCGCTGCCCTCAATCTGGTGCTCGACTTCGACTTTATCGAAAGAGGGGCCGAACGAGGAGCACCCAAATACATGGAATGGTATGCTGCCTTCGGCCTGCTTGTAACCCTCATCTGGCTCTACATGGAAATGCTCCGGCTTCTTTCAAAACTGAGGAGTCGGTAGGGATCCGGAAAGCGGGATTCAACCGTTCACAGCTCAAGCCCCTAAGTATTTAAAGGTAAAAGGGCGTTATCCGATTGCACAAATTTTTGACCCTTTAATGGCCGCTCGGAGACCGCCCGCTACCAAAGACAGCCGAGGTGTTGAACCGAATGGAACTCAGAAAACACTTACCTCAAAATCTCCAGGAACTCTTCAGGAGTCCAGGCGCTTTTGTCGGAGCGTTTGGCGATCGCGCCGTCTTCGTCGATCAAGACGGTGGCCAGGCTGTGCATGATGGTATCCACCTTGGCGGTAGAGGTGACACCATGAGACTTGACTAGATCGCGAACCGCCGACTTCGGGCCGGTGACAAACTTGAAATTGCTTCCATCGATTCCGTAGGCCTCCGCGTATTGTCGGAGTACTCCGGGCGTATCGTATTGCGGGTCCAATGTGATGGAGACAAAATTTACGTCTAACTCGGAAGCCTGGGCAAGCTTCTGCAATTGCGCCATTTTTGAGGTCGTTAGCGGGCACATGTTTGCATCTGTGCAGCGGGTAAAAATGAAATTCAGCATGAGGGGCCTACCGGAAAACTGGTCGTTGGTAACGACTTCGCCAAACTGGTCGAGCAATGCGAAGTCGGGCGATACGTCCCCTTCCCCATAGTGGTAGCCCGAAGGAAGCGCTTTGGCCTGCTCCTGCAATCGCTGATTGACGTGCTTCAAGTCATTCGAAACCTGTTCGTCGAGCGGCCAGATCTTGATTAACTGAAAAGCTCCGTTTTCATCTCGAACGAGCCGAGCTCGGATTTTCTGTTCAACTTTGGCATTTTTCAAATCACCGGCGGACACTTCGAACTTCATCGTCATCGCTGGCATCAATTCAGGTATTTTTTCATGAGCCACTTCCAGCAAACCCGCCGCCTCATCCACCGCGGTAATCGTGCCAATCAGCAGATGGCCTTCGGTGTCCCCCTCCCCCAAGAATTCCTCCTTTGGGTTGCAAGCCGCCAAGATCCCAAAGACGAGTACCCAGACCGAGCTCTGCTTAAAACGCTTATTCACCCAACTAATATTTTTCAGTTTCACCTGCATTGTCTGGAAATCGTTTAAACTATCGCTACTCACCTAATGCAATCAACTTTCCGATGAAATCAAAACCAGAAGCGTTCGATTATACTGCATACAAGCCATTCTTATTTTGGTTTGGATTCTGCGCACTCATTTGGATCACCTTCCTCCTTTACGCAGGTGGTTTCACTACCAGTATTCGGGCGGGGATGGCCTTTCTCGACTGGCCGCTTTCCAACGGCTCGATCAATCCCGAAGGCTGGCTGGAGAATGAAGATATGATGGCGGAGCATAGCCACCGCCTCCTAGGGGCGGTCATGGGACTCCTTTCCGTTGCTCTTTGCGTCACCGCGTACGCGCAGAAAGCGAGCCCACGGATCCGAAAGCTAGGAATCTGGCTGGTCATACTCGTCGTGACCCAAGGACTGCTCGGAGGTCTCCGCGTAAAGCTCGATGCACTCAATCTCGATATCGATCACAACTTGTACGCCCAGACCTTCGCCGTCGCCCACGGCACTCTGGCCCAAATTTTTCTCTGTCTGCTTGTCGCCTTCACCGTGATTAACAGCAAGTCCTGGATCCAGCGAAAGGCAGGATTTACCGTAGCCCCCTCCAGCAGCGTAGGTCTCTTTGGCCTGATTGCCTGCCTTACAATCATACTCCAGCTGATAATCGGAGCGGTGATGCGACACAGCTATGCCGGACTAGCGATCACGAGCTTTCCCTACAGTCATCCCGACGGCTACTGGATCCCTCCCGCATTTAATTTCAAGGTCGCCATCCATTTCGCCCACAGAGTCGGCGGCATAGTGGTAAGTATTGCGATTATCGCGTTCACGATGAAGATTTGGCGGGAATCGCAGAGCCGCAAAGCTTTAGGTAAGTCAGCGATCACCCTAATCGCCCTCCTAGGAATCCAAATTTACCTGGGAGCCATGATTATTTGGACAGTGCGAAATCCCCACGTAGCGACTTTTCACATGCTAAATGGAGCCTTTCTTCTCTCGATTTGTTGGATGATGACTTTACGAAGCTTGAAATTTCGATTGGAAGCCCCACACCTTTCCCAACGCGCACCCGAAACGGACGCTCCGCTCGGCGAATTGGAAAAAACTGGTCACGCATGAGCCTAAAACAGAGTAACCATATTTTAACCGCCAGCGAATTGATCGATCAAACGAGCAAGAAAGACTTTCCGTGGTCTGCGTTCTACGAACTTACCAAGCCGCGCCTGAGCCTGCTCTCAGTGATCACAGCTCTCGTGGGCTATCTAGCCGCACTGCCCAGCCGAGACCTGACTTCCCTTCTCAATTTCCTTTGCGGCACCGCGCTTTGTGCTGCGGGAGCGGCAACATTGAATCAATGGCTCGAACGAGAGCCGGACTCGATTATGGAACGGACCCGCGAACGCCCCATTCCCGCTCGGCTGATAACGCCGCAAGTCGCCCTGGTCTTCGGTCTCGGCCTCTCAGTGGTCGGTTCTCTTCAGCTTTACTATGGAGCCAACCCACTCGCAGGACTCCTAGGGGCAGCCACGATCATCAGCTACGTGTTGATCTACACCCCCATGAAGAAGGCGACGCGCTGGGCAACTGAATTTGGGGCGATTCCCGGAGCGATCCCTCCTCTAATCGGCTGGGCAGCGGCTGAAGGGACCATCACGACTCTCGGCTGGATACTCTTCGGGATTCTGGCTATCTGGCAAATTCCTCACTTCATGGCAATCGCCTGGCTCTATCGCGATGACTACAAAAAGGGGGGATTCCCCATGCTGTCCGTTATCGACCAAGGAGGAGATCGTGTTGCTCGCTGGGCCGTG
Coding sequences within it:
- a CDS encoding vWA domain-containing protein, translating into MNLLSPWFLAGLALIAGPVIFHLIRRANKDRIRFSAIKFLKESPPRLERKSRIQNPWLLALRCLVVALLALAFARPFIESNLPVTPNVSPPNTLVLILDGSASMQREGAWANAIQQAESYIEDLESQDQLSIISVASNAQLKLPFDRWSEWPPNERQTLAKALLSEMKPSWGSSQLDDAIELALAELEQVDEGAASTSKKRIALLSDLQKSARIAGIAGREWPEECQFEIKTISGTHTGNVGIFWLGWTGEDEQRKMRIGVRGSGETEDPELELSLSHAISGAVLSEPTKLYSNSGDKSLVLLAVPAGTEGPFQVTLSGDSESFDNTLFVAEERPRPMALHYFGEIENADNPNQAAFYIKRAALGWEDPIVSFGTPDRVDAEENRAAPFILIDSVLDQNLVAAVRSRISEGSHGLLLLNHPDRIEIAASLLGENGWRTGTENQTDSRLGIIDFQHALFNLFADPRFSDFSRIRFWHTHTVRLPEDSNAVAIAQYDDESPAILEAPIGTGTLTIWVGDWAPKYSQWVLSTKFVPWLQRLFERAAGGSDQPSVVSIDAVRSKFSSPTASWQLLDADVSSSETPTLPGLYRLRDGRSDRWVALQISSEESEWETHALEDWERLGVPLGGPSSLAESKISTEAELRTQNAVELESQQQIWRWVIILVAILLATESLIARKLQNREDTVAV
- a CDS encoding glutamine amidotransferase, encoding MIGAITLNGDSWWWVSLLVSIALLGSSYFAWKSEGRLIKGYALGLSLRAFGIVLLLLCVLDPHWAGERPAKGANIVAVVADNSQGMQLSDIGQEESRGGILKGRLAGTEASWLSELGENFQARSYRFDRELRRVTDFASLDFRGDRSNLAYSLQQLKERFEGLPLAGILLFTDGVATDSAAIDSINLSTLPPIYPVVVGDSTPLPDLSIERVELRQTAFDDAPISLKAIVSSASLPAQNVSVSVTPLEIRDALPAVNDESDLPQPQSFRTQASGSNHTLVFDWRPIRTGIQFYRLSTSNLNLGEEATEANNERIAMVDGGQKAFQILYVTGRPNWEYKFLNRALYKDPQLQMTGLIRVARREPKFEFKGRSGESSNPLYRGFGRDEEETEDYDQPVLIRVNARNENELSDGFPKTAEELFEYDALIIDDLEAEFFSFNQQTLIRRFVSERGGGLLALGGADALDHGGYEETPIAGTLPIYLDQTFKRASSENLSWKLTREGWVEPWTRVRPLERDERARLNTMPPFRVLNTIPKIKPGARVLAEVENLLGDRYPSLVAHNFGAGKVACVAIGDMWRWGMRGESEQEDLARLWRQIARWLVTDVPEIVEIEAKESSEGIVLNVEARNDDYKPLEIGQARITIQRVDLTEEELTTYKSFTEVDFFAEPIADSPGRFTTTFASRDEGAYIASVEVLGPEGEVIGMAETGWVNEPLANEYRALSPDRYLLQRIATQTGGEVLDWNALATIGDKLSKQQTPITEIWSYPLWHNGWLFAASLCCFLAEWGLRRKKGLA
- a CDS encoding Bax inhibitor-1/YccA family protein, which produces MRTSNPALNDKVFDLGRSTGNVMTINGTVNRTGILLCLLMFTAIFSWDRAYSAVDPGELYPWLIGSGIAGFVVALITVFKKTAAPITAPIYAAIEGILLGILSAFYEMQFPGLVFQAILLTFGTLFALLMAYRSGVIKATENFKLGVFAATGGIALIYLTTFILSFFGVSIPYIHGSGTIGILFSLFVVVIAALNLVLDFDFIERGAERGAPKYMEWYAAFGLLVTLIWLYMEMLRLLSKLRSR
- a CDS encoding SCO family protein, translating into MKLKNISWVNKRFKQSSVWVLVFGILAACNPKEEFLGEGDTEGHLLIGTITAVDEAAGLLEVAHEKIPELMPAMTMKFEVSAGDLKNAKVEQKIRARLVRDENGAFQLIKIWPLDEQVSNDLKHVNQRLQEQAKALPSGYHYGEGDVSPDFALLDQFGEVVTNDQFSGRPLMLNFIFTRCTDANMCPLTTSKMAQLQKLAQASELDVNFVSITLDPQYDTPGVLRQYAEAYGIDGSNFKFVTGPKSAVRDLVKSHGVTSTAKVDTIMHSLATVLIDEDGAIAKRSDKSAWTPEEFLEILR
- a CDS encoding COX15/CtaA family protein, coding for MKSKPEAFDYTAYKPFLFWFGFCALIWITFLLYAGGFTTSIRAGMAFLDWPLSNGSINPEGWLENEDMMAEHSHRLLGAVMGLLSVALCVTAYAQKASPRIRKLGIWLVILVVTQGLLGGLRVKLDALNLDIDHNLYAQTFAVAHGTLAQIFLCLLVAFTVINSKSWIQRKAGFTVAPSSSVGLFGLIACLTIILQLIIGAVMRHSYAGLAITSFPYSHPDGYWIPPAFNFKVAIHFAHRVGGIVVSIAIIAFTMKIWRESQSRKALGKSAITLIALLGIQIYLGAMIIWTVRNPHVATFHMLNGAFLLSICWMMTLRSLKFRLEAPHLSQRAPETDAPLGELEKTGHA
- the cyoE gene encoding heme o synthase, which translates into the protein MSLKQSNHILTASELIDQTSKKDFPWSAFYELTKPRLSLLSVITALVGYLAALPSRDLTSLLNFLCGTALCAAGAATLNQWLEREPDSIMERTRERPIPARLITPQVALVFGLGLSVVGSLQLYYGANPLAGLLGAATIISYVLIYTPMKKATRWATEFGAIPGAIPPLIGWAAAEGTITTLGWILFGILAIWQIPHFMAIAWLYRDDYKKGGFPMLSVIDQGGDRVARWAVINTVVLVPVSLLPVFLGYCQWIYGIVATVFGLWFLKHALAFTRSENREVTAKSLFLNSILYLPAVLFSLVIDRWIQG